A window of the Bacteroidia bacterium genome harbors these coding sequences:
- a CDS encoding RNA methyltransferase → MYISSPTNHRIKNLLRLYERSSERREQGAFVTEGRKEIDLALESGYELLEFYHCTKLGSPVPSVTEDRYFEISATAFEKIAYRENTDGVIAVFRTPDHSLSNLKPGKSALVIVLERVEKPGNLGAVLRIADGCNADALLICDPRTDLYNPNVIRSSVGCVFTRKIGVAGLHETQQWLTENKLNCFTASPEASKNYFEQDLTAASAFIFGTEHEGLSEAWDAIGIPIRIPMLGKNDSLNVAASVSVITYEAIRQRLKIK, encoded by the coding sequence ATGTATATTTCCTCTCCCACGAATCACCGGATCAAAAACCTCCTGCGTCTCTATGAACGCTCCTCTGAACGCCGGGAACAAGGTGCTTTTGTGACGGAAGGGAGAAAAGAGATTGATCTTGCGCTGGAATCAGGTTATGAACTTTTGGAATTCTACCATTGTACAAAATTGGGAAGCCCGGTTCCATCAGTTACGGAAGACCGCTACTTCGAGATCAGTGCTACCGCATTTGAGAAGATCGCCTACCGGGAAAACACCGACGGAGTGATCGCTGTCTTTCGCACTCCTGACCATTCGCTCAGCAACCTGAAGCCGGGCAAATCAGCCCTGGTGATCGTGCTGGAACGCGTTGAAAAGCCGGGGAACCTCGGTGCTGTTTTACGCATTGCTGACGGTTGTAATGCAGATGCACTGTTGATCTGCGACCCGCGGACAGATCTTTATAACCCCAACGTGATACGGTCCAGCGTGGGGTGTGTTTTTACACGCAAAATAGGTGTGGCCGGATTGCATGAAACGCAACAGTGGCTCACCGAAAATAAACTGAACTGCTTTACCGCATCACCCGAAGCTTCTAAGAACTATTTTGAACAGGATCTCACGGCCGCTTCCGCCTTCATATTTGGAACGGAACACGAGGGATTATCGGAAGCCTGGGATGCCATCGGCATTCCCATCCGGATTCCCATGCTGGGAAAGAATGACTCGCTGAATGTGGCCGCCAGCGTTTCTGTGATAACCTACGAAGCAATCCGCCAGCGACTGAAAATAAAATGA
- the ettA gene encoding energy-dependent translational throttle protein EttA — translation MSEGRQIIFSMVNVSKTLSTGKTILKDIYLSFYYGAKIGILGLNGSGKSTLMRIIAGTEKNFQGEVHFSPGYSIGLLEQEPVLDDNKTAIEIVREGAAEHVNILKEYEEVNNKFSEPMNDEEMEKLINRQARLTELIEQHDLWNLDNRLEIAMDALRCPESGTPVKNLSGGERRRLALCRLLIQEPDILLLDEPTNHLDAESVDWLEQHLKNYKGTVIAITHDRYFLDNVAGWILELDRGAGIPWKGNYSSWLEQKQERLRQEEKTESKRQKTLQRELEWVRQGARGRQAKQKARLQNYEKMLGEDVRSKEEKLEIFIPNGPRLGNEVIEAKGVAKSFGDKVLYEDLSFKLPPAGIVGIIGPNGAGKTTIFRMIMGQEKPDRGSFQIGPTVKVGYVDQAHTDIDPEKTVYEILSGGTETILVGGKPINSRSYISRFNFSGNDQGKKCGVLSGGERNRLHLALTLKTEANVLLLDEPTNDLDVNTLRALEEALENFAGCAVIISHDRWFLDRVCTHILAFEGESAVYWYEGSYSEYEENKKKRLGDVQPKRIRYKKLAV, via the coding sequence ATGTCAGAAGGAAGGCAGATCATTTTTTCGATGGTGAATGTGTCCAAGACACTCAGCACCGGTAAGACCATACTCAAGGACATCTATCTCTCGTTTTATTACGGAGCCAAAATCGGCATCCTGGGATTGAATGGTTCAGGAAAGTCGACCCTCATGCGGATTATCGCCGGGACAGAGAAAAATTTTCAGGGTGAAGTGCACTTTTCTCCCGGCTATTCCATCGGACTTCTGGAACAGGAACCTGTACTGGATGACAACAAGACGGCGATCGAAATTGTGCGGGAAGGTGCGGCTGAACACGTGAACATTCTGAAAGAATATGAAGAAGTGAACAATAAATTCTCCGAACCGATGAACGATGAGGAGATGGAGAAATTAATCAACCGCCAGGCCAGGCTTACCGAACTCATCGAACAGCATGATCTCTGGAACCTGGACAACCGGCTGGAGATTGCGATGGATGCACTGCGCTGCCCGGAATCAGGTACACCTGTAAAGAATCTTTCCGGAGGAGAGCGACGCCGGCTGGCACTATGCAGGCTGCTGATTCAGGAACCGGACATCTTATTGCTGGATGAACCCACGAACCACCTCGACGCAGAATCGGTAGACTGGCTGGAACAGCATTTAAAGAATTACAAAGGCACGGTGATCGCCATTACACACGACCGGTACTTCCTGGATAATGTTGCCGGGTGGATCCTGGAACTGGACCGCGGGGCAGGTATTCCATGGAAGGGAAATTATTCCTCCTGGCTGGAACAAAAGCAGGAACGTTTGCGGCAGGAAGAGAAAACGGAGAGCAAGCGTCAGAAAACACTTCAGCGGGAGCTGGAATGGGTACGGCAGGGTGCGCGTGGCCGCCAGGCCAAACAAAAAGCACGTTTACAGAACTACGAAAAGATGCTCGGCGAAGATGTCAGGAGCAAGGAAGAAAAACTGGAGATCTTTATTCCAAACGGGCCACGACTTGGTAATGAAGTGATAGAGGCGAAAGGCGTGGCGAAATCATTCGGGGATAAAGTACTTTATGAAGACCTTAGCTTTAAACTCCCACCTGCAGGAATCGTTGGAATTATAGGACCGAATGGAGCAGGAAAAACCACTATTTTCCGTATGATCATGGGACAAGAGAAACCCGACAGAGGCTCTTTCCAAATCGGCCCAACCGTTAAGGTGGGATACGTTGATCAGGCGCACACAGACATAGATCCGGAAAAAACCGTTTATGAAATTCTGAGCGGGGGAACGGAGACCATTCTGGTGGGTGGAAAACCCATCAATTCAAGATCCTATATATCCCGGTTTAATTTTTCAGGTAACGATCAGGGCAAGAAATGCGGTGTACTCTCCGGCGGGGAAAGAAACCGTCTGCACCTGGCACTCACACTTAAAACAGAAGCCAACGTGCTGCTGCTGGACGAACCAACGAACGATCTCGATGTGAATACACTCCGGGCGCTGGAAGAAGCCCTGGAGAATTTTGCCGGTTGTGCAGTCATCATCTCACACGACCGCTGGTTCCTCGACAGGGTATGTACACACATTCTTGCCTTTGAAGGAGAATCCGCTGTATACTGGTATGAGGGATCTTACTCTGAATACGAAGAGAATAAAAAGAAAAGGCTGGGAGATGTGCAGCCAAAACGGATCCGTTATAAGAAACTGGCAGTATAA